The following coding sequences are from one Microbulbifer sp. TB1203 window:
- a CDS encoding RHS repeat-associated core domain-containing protein has translation MHFTKSVLAGALSLLVAHGTSAAVTEQNWSYTYTTAGKLETANGPRTDVPDITTYGYDANNRLASTTNALDHVESILVYDAGGRPLKVQDANGLQTHYTYTVRGWLETVTVKAAAGDLVTTYTYDPVGQVTNIAYPDSSSVTFEYDAARRLTAVENTLGERVEYVLDPAGNVKEEKVFAADGTTLVRSVSRNYDELSRLIDVNGNNGQNTSIAYNKNGERVSTTDGNQNTTGETRDALGRVKTVTDADTNQIQYAYDSADRIKSVTDQRGNTTRYEYDFAGNLTKLTSPDTGVTDYDYDEAGNLKVRTDARSVVTNYSYDALNRLTAITYPGSTSENAVFTYDSTLNGNKGTGRLTGYSNDSGSTAITYDDLGRITQQDDTIASWSFSTQYSYDSMGRIASITYPSGRIVTYSRDSLGRISAITSKDDAHATAQTIVSNIQYQPYGGIASMDYGNGITQSYTYDLDGRLETVTATGIGNIRSDYYTYDLANNITGIADNLDANKDKAFIYDNLNRLTDEGYVEGQKNYQYDPVGNRTQKTWTKTDQSQEANAYSYETTSNRLIQKDAKAWVTDAVGNTISTDDGAKTYTYNHANRLKTYTENTQLKGTYYYNALGQRVRTDKAEDNLLHYDLSGQYLGETNIAANGIDIQSQIDYIYLDNMPVVQVETQYSEGQVQSRTLTYLHADHLNTPRIGTNASEAIVWRWDSDAFGQSAPNTDPDNDTSQTVVNLRFPGQIKGSEAPHYYNYFRDYDPTTGRYLQSDPIGLVGGINTYAYVGGNPIGFADPSGLLFGFDAGERYGDSAAQYWADKQIQTGNDLYMIPGLLASLWTPCTSNSTALTLASGGALGALTKGASFSNFFWNPKNFRSISRQYWKARGGAGGNSLDHWFFSQASARSGSVPKGLVNGGWNLLEMPASLNTWLGFAPNWGGTQAALANIARVGIQIGVPGLAAASGYAGYGIGSKAVQNQCGCQ, from the coding sequence ATGCACTTCACCAAATCAGTCCTCGCGGGGGCATTGAGTCTGCTGGTGGCCCACGGCACCAGCGCGGCGGTTACGGAGCAGAACTGGTCCTACACCTACACCACGGCGGGCAAGTTGGAGACCGCCAACGGTCCGCGCACCGATGTCCCGGACATCACCACCTATGGCTACGATGCGAACAACCGCCTGGCCAGCACCACCAATGCGCTGGACCATGTGGAGTCCATCCTGGTGTACGACGCCGGTGGTCGTCCCCTGAAGGTGCAGGATGCCAATGGCCTGCAGACCCACTACACCTATACGGTGCGTGGCTGGCTGGAGACAGTCACTGTCAAAGCGGCTGCCGGTGATCTGGTGACCACCTATACCTACGATCCCGTGGGCCAAGTCACCAACATTGCGTATCCCGACAGTTCCAGCGTCACCTTCGAATACGATGCCGCCCGCCGCCTGACCGCGGTGGAGAATACCCTGGGTGAGCGGGTGGAGTATGTCCTGGACCCCGCCGGCAACGTAAAAGAAGAGAAAGTGTTCGCTGCCGACGGCACCACGCTGGTGCGCTCCGTCAGCCGCAACTACGACGAGCTGAGCCGCCTGATCGATGTGAACGGCAACAACGGCCAGAACACGTCTATCGCCTACAACAAGAACGGCGAGCGCGTCTCCACCACCGACGGCAATCAGAACACGACCGGCGAGACCCGCGACGCCCTGGGCCGGGTCAAGACAGTCACCGATGCGGACACCAACCAGATTCAGTACGCCTACGACAGCGCCGACCGCATCAAGTCCGTCACCGACCAGCGCGGCAACACCACCCGCTACGAATACGACTTCGCCGGCAACCTGACCAAGCTCACCAGCCCGGATACCGGTGTTACCGACTACGACTACGACGAAGCCGGCAATCTCAAGGTGCGCACCGATGCCAGGAGTGTCGTCACTAACTACAGCTACGACGCCCTGAACCGCCTGACTGCGATTACCTATCCCGGCAGCACCTCAGAGAATGCCGTCTTCACCTACGACAGCACGCTGAACGGCAACAAGGGCACAGGCCGCCTCACCGGCTACAGCAACGATTCCGGCTCTACAGCCATCACCTACGACGACCTGGGCCGGATCACCCAGCAAGACGACACCATTGCCAGCTGGAGCTTCAGCACCCAGTACAGCTATGACTCAATGGGCCGGATCGCCAGCATTACCTATCCCTCTGGTCGTATCGTCACCTACAGCCGCGACTCCTTGGGCCGTATCAGCGCCATCACCAGCAAAGACGACGCCCACGCCACCGCCCAGACCATCGTCAGCAACATCCAGTACCAGCCTTACGGCGGTATTGCGTCCATGGACTATGGCAACGGCATTACCCAGAGCTACACCTACGACCTGGACGGCCGACTGGAGACGGTAACCGCCACCGGTATCGGCAACATCCGCTCCGACTACTACACCTACGACCTGGCCAACAACATCACCGGCATCGCCGACAACTTGGATGCCAACAAAGATAAAGCCTTTATCTACGACAACCTCAACCGCCTGACGGACGAAGGCTATGTGGAAGGCCAGAAGAACTACCAGTACGACCCGGTAGGCAACCGCACCCAGAAGACCTGGACCAAGACCGACCAGAGTCAGGAGGCGAACGCCTACAGTTACGAAACCACCTCCAACCGCCTGATCCAGAAGGACGCCAAGGCTTGGGTAACTGATGCTGTCGGTAACACCATCAGCACCGACGACGGCGCCAAAACCTACACCTACAACCACGCCAACCGGCTGAAGACCTACACAGAAAACACCCAGCTCAAGGGTACCTACTACTACAATGCTCTGGGTCAGCGGGTGCGCACGGACAAGGCCGAGGACAACCTGCTGCACTACGACCTGAGCGGGCAGTATCTCGGCGAGACCAACATCGCTGCCAACGGCATCGACATCCAGAGCCAGATTGACTACATCTACCTGGACAACATGCCGGTTGTACAAGTGGAAACCCAATACAGCGAAGGGCAAGTCCAAAGCAGAACCCTGACCTACTTGCACGCCGACCACCTGAATACGCCGCGAATCGGTACCAATGCCAGTGAGGCTATTGTCTGGCGCTGGGACAGCGATGCGTTCGGCCAATCGGCACCGAACACCGACCCGGACAACGACACCAGCCAGACCGTTGTAAACTTGCGGTTTCCCGGTCAAATCAAAGGCAGCGAGGCACCGCATTACTACAACTACTTCAGGGACTATGACCCCACGACTGGCCGTTACCTTCAATCTGACCCGATAGGCCTAGTTGGTGGAATAAATACCTATGCCTATGTGGGAGGAAATCCGATTGGTTTCGCTGACCCATCAGGATTGCTCTTCGGATTTGATGCGGGCGAGCGATACGGCGATTCAGCGGCTCAGTACTGGGCGGATAAGCAAATACAAACGGGTAACGATCTTTACATGATTCCAGGATTGCTTGCTTCCCTTTGGACCCCGTGCACTAGTAATAGTACCGCCTTGACACTGGCATCAGGAGGGGCACTTGGAGCACTCACAAAAGGAGCTTCTTTTTCCAATTTCTTTTGGAATCCAAAGAATTTTCGATCAATAAGCCGTCAATATTGGAAAGCCCGAGGAGGCGCTGGCGGCAATAGTTTGGATCACTGGTTCTTCTCTCAAGCATCTGCCCGTAGCGGTTCAGTTCCCAAGGGGCTGGTAAACGGAGGCTGGAACCTGCTGGAGATGCCTGCATCGCTAAACACATGGCTTGGTTTTGCGCCGAACTGGGGTGGTACCCAAGCAGCATTGGCCAACATTGCCAGGGTTGGAATACAAATCGGGGTTCCAGGGCTTGCGGCTGCTTCTGGTTATGCGGGATATGGGATCGGATCTAAGGCAGTTCAAAACCAATGCGGGTGCCAATGA